The genomic DNA TTAGCTTTATTTTAGCAAATTTAGGATTAAACTCAGTCATTGGCATGTCGGTTCCCGTATTAAGTATTATTTATCCAGTAGCCATTACAATGGTATTACTTATTTTAATTGCTCGTTTTATTCCGACGAAACCTATTGCTCAACAAATTCCACTCATTGTAGTTAGTATTGTTTCAATACTCAGTGTTATTAGTACTAATGGGTGGGTAAAAATGCCTTTTATTGATGCTTTACCTTTAAAACAATATTCTTTAGAATGGTTGCCAATCGCTGCGATAGCAACAATTATTGGTTATATTGTAGCTAAATTTGTTAAACAAAATCATATCGTCTATCAAAAAGAATAATATGGATTTATTACAAATATAATAATAAAAGCACATCAGGCCAGTGGGAGCGATGTGCTTTTTTCGTATAATTATTCTTTTTTCATTGACAGAAGATGTTGCTTTAATTCATTTTCTAAACCAACCAATTCTTTTTCTGCCTCTTGACGTTTTTGACGTCCATTTTGTTGAATTTGTAACGTTTGTTCTATTGTCTCAATGATGTCATTTTGAGTTGTTTTTAACGTTTCAATATCAACAATGCCACGTTCGTTTTCTGTGGCTGTTTCAATTGCATTTTGTTTTAACATAGATGCATTTTGAGTTAACAAATCATTTGTTGTATCTGTTACTGCACGTTGAGCTGTAACTGCATTACGTTGTCTCATTAATGTTAGGGCAATAGCCATTTGATTTTTCCAAAGTGGAATACTAGTTAAAATAGAACTTTGAATTTTTTCAGCCAAAGCTTGATTTACATTTTGAATCATACGTATTTGGGGAGCAGTTTGAATTGCAATTTGACGCGATAACTGCAAATCATAAATACGTTTATCTAAACGATCAACAAATTGTTCCATATCAGCTACGGATTGGATATCCATTTGATTGCCAGATTGTTCCGCTTGTTGTTGTAATTTTGGAATATCATTGGTTTGCAAACTTTGCTTTCTACGTTTCGCAGCAGCTATATATAAATTCACATCATCAAAATAATTTTTATTTTGCTCATACAATCCATCAAGTAATTGTATATCTTTAGATAAGTTACGCTTATGTTTTTCCAATTGAATCGTAATGCGATCTACTTGAGAGCTAACAGACTGCATTCTAGAGAACACTTCATTAATTGAAGCTTTTGTTCTTTTAAATAAACGTTTTAATCTAGACTGCTTTTCTGGATTTAATTCATCAGGATTTACAGCTTTAAGTTTAGACATCAATTGATTTAGTGAGTCACCAACATGACCAACATCTTTGGTTTGAACTTCATCTAACATTCGATGAGAAAACTGTGACATATTTTCTTGTAAATGTGAGCCAAATGATAATAAACCTTCATTATCTAAAGGTTTAATTTGTTTACTTATAGTGTCTATTTTCTCTAATTCTTTTTCTGAAAACTGATGTTCAAAATCCTCAACAACGGTATTTTGTTGCGTAAGGTTCATATTACTACCATTATGATTTAAATCTTTAAGACTTTGTTGTTCTATATAGTCATCTAATGGATGTGAGTTGTTAAATTGTTCTTGTCGAGTCATTTAAAAATTCGCTCCATTTCTTTAAATTAAATATCTTTATGACGCTTTTGCTCAAGTCGATTAAGTTCCATTTCCATATCTAATCGCTCATAATCATCTTCATTGATTCGCTTTAAATCAGCAATTAAAGTACGTTTCACTTCATCTAAAGTGATTCGCGTTTGCTCTAATTTTTGTTTCTCTTCATAAGTCTTTTTAGGCATTTTAGCCAAACGAGTATAGGAATCAATTAAGTTTAATGCATTATCAATATGAGAGTAAAAGAAACTTTCAACCTTGAAGAATAAAGCCGGTCTTTGTTTAACTGCAAAATGAATTGATTTAGAAATTCTGTATATATCATTAATTTGTCGAAAATCTTTTAAAGATCTTACATTAACAAACGACTTTAGCAAATTTCTAATTTTATCTTGTGATTGGTTTAGTTGATTTCTAACAAAACGATAATCTCTACGTGACAATCCAATTTCAGTCAAGTACTTTTTAGACGTCAATCTCTGAGTAGGGAAGTATGATATAAAAAACATCCCAATACCTACTAAACCATCAATGATGAACGAGAGATCAAAACCAAAGACACTAATCGTCCATGAGATAATAGCTATTGGAATACCTACAATAACGCCTAATAGTCGAGAAATATTATATCTCAAATTACATCTTCCTTTATATAATTAAATCGATTTGAATTCTGTATATTGATTACTAGTTTCTAAATCTTCAATTTTATAATCATTTACTGAAGAAGCAGGTGATGCACCATTAATGACTGCATTGATAAATTGCTCTAAATCCTTGTTCTCACCTTGAGCATATATCTCCACATAATCTTCAACATTTTGTACTGTTCCTACAATATGATATTGATTTGCTAATCTTTGTGTATAATAACGGAAACCTACACCCTGAACCGTACCAAAAACTTGTAAATGTTTAAGTTGCATAGTATCACCTCTTATTTATATTATACGAAGTTTTATACTAAAAAACTAATATTTACTATTGAAAAGGTTGTCTTATCGGTCAAAAGTATGAGCCATTAAACTTGAATTCAAATGTAAAAAAGTTAAAATAATATTTATAGGCTAAATTGAGAGGGGAAATATGTATGTGGACAGTTGCAAAGATTCGAGCTGACTACGAGGGATGGTGGTTATTTAGCGACTGGACAGATAAGATTATAGAACAACATCAGTTTGACAACTATGATGAAATGCTTGATAACTATAGAAATTTAATTAATAAAAGTAAACGTTTTTATGATAATTATGTTGTAGGAAAGTACAATATTCACGCTTTTTATAATAATTGTGATTTAAATTTTTGTGAAGATTGCGATGAAGATTTACAAATATTTTATAGTTTTATTGTATTAAATAATAAAGAAGTTTATTATAATCTACCAATAATTAATTAAAAGGTAATTTTCTATAATTGTATTGCAATTTAGTAAGAATTAACATATAATTGGGTTTAAGCAATAGTTTTATTCCATATTGCAAAGAATATCTGTAAGAGTTATTTATAGCACACTGTTATTGATACATAATTGTCACATGTATTTTTTGTAATATGCGAATAACGCATATTGAATGAATTTTAGTCTTGGAGGTTTCAGAATTATGAAACAAGGTACAGTTAAATGGTTTAACGCTGAAAAAGGTTTTGGTTTTATCGAAGTTGAAGGTGAAAACGACGTATTCGTACACTTCTCAGCAATTAACCAAGATGGTTACAAATCATTAGAAGAAGGTCAATCAGTTGAATTTGAAGTAGTTGAAGGCGACCGCGGTCCTCAAGCTGCAAACGTTGTAAAACTATAATAAATAGATTGTTAAATATTGACTTTAGTAACACCTTACCAAGATGTAGGGTGTTTTTTTTGATTCTAAAAGATAGGATTACTTTTGGCTCTACGTCAAATCGGACTGATGAGTCCTAATATTGAGATTAAGCAACCTTTCGTTGTTTAATCTCTTATTTTGTGTTTGAGGCAAATAGTTGCGAAGTTATAATAATTCGATTACGTAAATTATCATAATTTCTATAATTAAGCGGGCATTTCTATAATTTTAAGTAAAATAATCGTTGATGTTTTCTTACCATTTTTTACTATAGAGAAATTTTCATTTTTAGTTAAACAATTTTCACAATGTGTAGGTTGATAAGTGAGCTCGGCAAAGTAAAACATGCTCATTCGTCCTTTATGTTTTTTCTCAGTCACTTCGTCTGAAAATATAGATTTTATCTTTAACTTTTAATGTATTTAATATAGAATTACACATAGGCGCATTACCTTTCTTTTTTATTGTGTTTGGTAGCTAATAATTATAGAGGTAATTGCGCTATTTTTGTATTCAAAACATAAAAATTGGACTGATGAATTTTGTCCTCAGTCCAATTTATTATAGAGCTATTATTTTTAAAATTGGTAATTGTTATTTAGTATCGTTAATAATCAATTGACGTAATGATTGGCGTTTAATAACTTCACGTGCTTTACCATCTTTTAAGAAAAACACAGGTGGTTTCTGCATTTGATTATAATTTGATGCCATAGAATAGTGGTAAGCACCTGTAGATAAAATTGCTAAATAATCGCCACGTTTAACAGAAGAAGGTAATTTCGCATTGCGAATAATAATATCGCCTGATTCACATAATTTACCAGCAATCGTTACCGTATCATTAGCTTCTTCATGACGATTCACTAATAAAGCTTGATATTTGGCATCGTATAAAGCTGTTCTAATATGATCACTCATACCGCCATCAATAGATACATATTTATTCACATTAGGAATTTCTTTAATAGTGCCAACTTCATATAATGTTATACCAGCTTCACCAACGATTGAACGACCAGGTTCAATACCTATTTCTGGCACTTCATAATTTAAACGTTCAGTTTCCACTTTAATTGCGTTAGTTATTTCTGCGATGCCTTCCTCAATAGGGAAACTTACATCTCCCTCTACATATTTGATACCGAAACCTCCACCTAAGTTAAGTAATTCGATTTGAATATCATTTTCATGTAGCCATTTTAATACAATCTTAGCCGTCTCAATCATTGCTTCAGTGCCTTCAATTTGAGAACCAATATGGAAATGAACACCTTTTAAATGCAATCGTTTAGAATCACGTACTTTATTAACCGCTTCAATCGCTAAACCATAACGGATAGACAAACCAAATTTACTATCTTCTTGTCCTGTTTGAATAAACTCATGTGTATGCGCTTCAACGCCTGGGTTAACACGTATGACTACATTCACCGTATCACTTGCGTATTTATCGATTAATTCAATTTCTTCAAGTGAATCGATGACGAAATACCCAACGCCATTTTCTAAAGCATATTGAATTTCATGTTTTGTTTTATTATTACCATGGAAGTGAATTTTACTAGGATCAAATTTTGCCTCTAATGCTGTATATAATTCTCCCTCAGACACAACGTCTAATTGTAAGTCTTCTTCTTGTACTAATTTAACCATTTGTATACAAGTAAATGCTTTAGAAGCATAAGAAATATTATATTTTAAACCGCTTTTTTGAAAAGCTTTATGGTATCTGCGCATTTGATTGCGGATTTCATCTTCATCATAAACAATTGTAGGGGTACCAAAGCTTTGTGCAAGTGTCTTTAAACTCGTACCTGCCATTGTTAATTCACCATAATCATTATATTTTACTGCCATTTTATCTATACTCCTTTATGAGAGAATCATGATTCATCGCACTAAGTTGTTCTGAGTTAGCGCCTACACCTTTGAATGTATATTCATCAATGCGTATATCGTTATTATATAATATCACTTCATCTTGTGCATCGACTTCATCATCAACTTCGACAAACATATGACTCATCATCAAAGTACGTATGGGATAACGTTTACCATTAATTAACGCTTCATGTTTAGCTCTTGATTTAAGAATGCCATCACCATAACCGATGTCTACAACTGCTAATCGTGTGTGATCACGAGTCGCTTCAAATGCGAAACTATAACCACAATAATCTCCTGCATTCACTTCACGCACTTGAATGACATTACCTTTAACAGTCAGTGATTGCTTAATACTATTTTCATCTAATAGACTATAAGGACGAGAACCATATAAAGCAATGCCTACACGCGCATGGGTATGATGTGGTAGAAGTATTTGACCTTCTCGATAATAACTTGCACTATTTTGCGCATGAATGAAATCAAATTGATAACCATCTTTTAACAATGCATTCACCACATTTATCCAAGCCTCTCGTTCTACACCATACTCTGGAACATCAAATTCATCTGCGTAACCAAAGTGTGTCGATAAGCCACTAATAATCATTTTGTCTTCATTTGAGTTATTATGATGATCGTTGAGTACTTCTTTAATTTCTTCTAATGTTTTAAATCCAGAACGATGAAGTAAGTTTTCAAATTCTAAATGTACTTTGATACCACTTAAATCATTCTTATATTTATAATAATAGGCTAATGACGGTAGTGTCATTTGAATTTGATAATGTCTTACTTTTTCAAAATCATAAACAGCGTTCATCAAGAAAATAGTGGCATCAGGTGCTATTTCTCGTACTTTAATGGCTTCTTTTAAAGAGGTAGTACTGAAAGTATTAATTCCAGCTTTTAAGAAAGAAGTAACAGCAAACTCCAAACCATAATGATAAGCGTTGTTCTTCACCACAGCCATAATTGAATTATCATTTTTAACTTGAATAGCATTTTGTAAAAACGCTTCTTTATCGACGGACCATATTGCTGTCAATGTGAATTACTCCTCTCCATAATGCATTAATAATTGTTCATAATAATTTGCCACATAGATTAATACTTTTTCATCAAAATTAAGATGAGACGTATGAAGTCCAGTTACAAAACCTTTGTCTTCATTTCGTGTACCTACAAATGCAAAGTAAGCAGGCGCAAGTTGTTGGCCATAGAAACTAAAGTCTTCACCAAATAAGAATGGTAGGGGTTTATCTATTACTTCTAAATTCGCAGCATTAATTGCTTGTTCTACACTTGCACGTAGTTTAGGACTATTCATCGTAGGTGGATAGCCTTCTTCAAATTTCACTTCACAATCCACATTAAATAATAAGCTTACACTTTCAGCAATTTTATGCATTTGAGTTTTAACTACATTCAAATCATTTGGATCATACGTTCTAATTGTACCTTCTAAATATCCGTGGCTAGCTACTGTATTTATAGCTTCACCGGCCTCGAAATGGCCCATATGAACAATATTACGTTTTAAACCATTAAGATGATACTGTTGAATTTGACCAACTTGATTTAACACAAGTAACATAGCTTCACCACAAGAGTGACCTTGTTCTTTATCTGCGACATGACTTGATAATCCTTTTAAAAAGAAACGATATTCAGTGGCACTAGCTGTAATTTCTTCATCACGAATAACAACTTGTCCTTCATCTGCAAAAGGGTTTACGTGAACGCCAAACACAGCTTCAATAGGATAGTTATTAAAAGCACCAGCTTTGATTAGACGATTGGCACCGCCCCCAGTTTCTTCGGCAGGTTGGAAGATAAAAACAACATTGTGTGGCAGTGTTCCTTTATCAAACATTTCCTTGCATCGTTTAACAAATAGCATGAGTGCCGTCGTATGTCCGTCGTGACCACATGCGTGCATAACATTGTCCGTTTGGCTTCGATATTCCACTTCGTTCTCTTCGAAAATAGGCAACGCATCAATATCTGCACGAAAAGCAATTGTATGATCGCTATTTCCTTTTAAGTAAGCAATTGCACCAGTTTCAAGAGGGCGCTCGTATGATATGCCTAATTCATCAAGAAACTGTGTAATATACTTTGTAGTTTCAAATTCATGTAAACTTAATTCCGGATGTTGATGTAAATGTCTTCTATGTTTAGTTACAAACTCTAATTCACTCATCGTATCAGTCCTTTGTTAACTTTTATTATCTTCTTATTAATATTGTAACTTATTTCATCTTTCTATGTATGAGCTGACTTTAATTTAAAATATTGTTCCCATTTGAGGGTGAAAGGGTAGAATGATTCATTATTCTAGAACTAGACCACCGTAAATAACTAAAACTGAGAAGAGCTTGTATTAAGCGCCTTCTCAGTTCAGTCAGCTACAGTGAAATGGCAGTGTAGCTATATAATAGTAAGTTTCGTCACAGCCACTTATTAAATACGCATATCATTAGTCATTTAATTTTCTTAATGCTGAAATAATTTCACGTTTAGAATCTTCAACTTCCGAAGTTTGTTTAATAACTTTAGCTGGCGTACCTGCAACGACAGCACCTGCTGGCACATCTTGAGTAACAATCGCGCCCGCTGCGACAATCGCACCTTCACCAACATGCACACCTTCAAGAATGACTGCGTTGGCACCAATTAGTACATTATCATCAATAACTACAGGAGAGGCACTAGGGGGCTCAATCACACCTGCTAAAACAGCACCGGCACCCACATGTACATTCTTACCAGTTGTAGCACGACCACCTAAAGTCGCATTCATATCAATCATTGTACCTTCACCAACAACAGCACCAATGTTAATTGTTGCACCCATCATGACAACAGCACCATCTTCAATAATTGCTTGTTCACGAATAAATGCGCCTGGTTCAATTCGTGCATTTGTATTAGTTAAATCTTTAAGTGGAATGGCAGAATTACG from Staphylococcus taiwanensis includes the following:
- the lysA gene encoding diaminopimelate decarboxylase, with the translated sequence MAVKYNDYGELTMAGTSLKTLAQSFGTPTIVYDEDEIRNQMRRYHKAFQKSGLKYNISYASKAFTCIQMVKLVQEEDLQLDVVSEGELYTALEAKFDPSKIHFHGNNKTKHEIQYALENGVGYFVIDSLEEIELIDKYASDTVNVVIRVNPGVEAHTHEFIQTGQEDSKFGLSIRYGLAIEAVNKVRDSKRLHLKGVHFHIGSQIEGTEAMIETAKIVLKWLHENDIQIELLNLGGGFGIKYVEGDVSFPIEEGIAEITNAIKVETERLNYEVPEIGIEPGRSIVGEAGITLYEVGTIKEIPNVNKYVSIDGGMSDHIRTALYDAKYQALLVNRHEEANDTVTIAGKLCESGDIIIRNAKLPSSVKRGDYLAILSTGAYHYSMASNYNQMQKPPVFFLKDGKAREVIKRQSLRQLIINDTK
- a CDS encoding cold-shock protein, whose protein sequence is MKQGTVKWFNAEKGFGFIEVEGENDVFVHFSAINQDGYKSLEEGQSVEFEVVEGDRGPQAANVVKL
- a CDS encoding alanine racemase, with amino-acid sequence MTAIWSVDKEAFLQNAIQVKNDNSIMAVVKNNAYHYGLEFAVTSFLKAGINTFSTTSLKEAIKVREIAPDATIFLMNAVYDFEKVRHYQIQMTLPSLAYYYKYKNDLSGIKVHLEFENLLHRSGFKTLEEIKEVLNDHHNNSNEDKMIISGLSTHFGYADEFDVPEYGVEREAWINVVNALLKDGYQFDFIHAQNSASYYREGQILLPHHTHARVGIALYGSRPYSLLDENSIKQSLTVKGNVIQVREVNAGDYCGYSFAFEATRDHTRLAVVDIGYGDGILKSRAKHEALINGKRYPIRTLMMSHMFVEVDDEVDAQDEVILYNNDIRIDEYTFKGVGANSEQLSAMNHDSLIKEYR
- a CDS encoding acylphosphatase; this encodes MQLKHLQVFGTVQGVGFRYYTQRLANQYHIVGTVQNVEDYVEIYAQGENKDLEQFINAVINGASPASSVNDYKIEDLETSNQYTEFKSI
- a CDS encoding amidohydrolase is translated as MSELEFVTKHRRHLHQHPELSLHEFETTKYITQFLDELGISYERPLETGAIAYLKGNSDHTIAFRADIDALPIFEENEVEYRSQTDNVMHACGHDGHTTALMLFVKRCKEMFDKGTLPHNVVFIFQPAEETGGGANRLIKAGAFNNYPIEAVFGVHVNPFADEGQVVIRDEEITASATEYRFFLKGLSSHVADKEQGHSCGEAMLLVLNQVGQIQQYHLNGLKRNIVHMGHFEAGEAINTVASHGYLEGTIRTYDPNDLNVVKTQMHKIAESVSLLFNVDCEVKFEEGYPPTMNSPKLRASVEQAINAANLEVIDKPLPFLFGEDFSFYGQQLAPAYFAFVGTRNEDKGFVTGLHTSHLNFDEKVLIYVANYYEQLLMHYGEE
- a CDS encoding toxic anion resistance protein, translated to MTRQEQFNNSHPLDDYIEQQSLKDLNHNGSNMNLTQQNTVVEDFEHQFSEKELEKIDTISKQIKPLDNEGLLSFGSHLQENMSQFSHRMLDEVQTKDVGHVGDSLNQLMSKLKAVNPDELNPEKQSRLKRLFKRTKASINEVFSRMQSVSSQVDRITIQLEKHKRNLSKDIQLLDGLYEQNKNYFDDVNLYIAAAKRRKQSLQTNDIPKLQQQAEQSGNQMDIQSVADMEQFVDRLDKRIYDLQLSRQIAIQTAPQIRMIQNVNQALAEKIQSSILTSIPLWKNQMAIALTLMRQRNAVTAQRAVTDTTNDLLTQNASMLKQNAIETATENERGIVDIETLKTTQNDIIETIEQTLQIQQNGRQKRQEAEKELVGLENELKQHLLSMKKE
- the dapD gene encoding 2,3,4,5-tetrahydropyridine-2,6-dicarboxylate N-acetyltransferase, which encodes MVQHLSAEEIIQYISDAKKSTPLKVYVNGHFDGVTFPDTFKVFGSEESKVIFCEADDWKPFYEANQNAITELEIEMDRRNSAIPLKDLTNTNARIEPGAFIREQAIIEDGAVVMMGATINIGAVVGEGTMIDMNATLGGRATTGKNVHVGAGAVLAGVIEPPSASPVVIDDNVLIGANAVILEGVHVGEGAIVAAGAIVTQDVPAGAVVAGTPAKVIKQTSEVEDSKREIISALRKLND
- a CDS encoding 5-bromo-4-chloroindolyl phosphate hydrolysis family protein, with the translated sequence MRYNISRLLGVIVGIPIAIISWTISVFGFDLSFIIDGLVGIGMFFISYFPTQRLTSKKYLTEIGLSRRDYRFVRNQLNQSQDKIRNLLKSFVNVRSLKDFRQINDIYRISKSIHFAVKQRPALFFKVESFFYSHIDNALNLIDSYTRLAKMPKKTYEEKQKLEQTRITLDEVKRTLIADLKRINEDDYERLDMEMELNRLEQKRHKDI
- a CDS encoding DUF1033 family protein, encoding MWTVAKIRADYEGWWLFSDWTDKIIEQHQFDNYDEMLDNYRNLINKSKRFYDNYVVGKYNIHAFYNNCDLNFCEDCDEDLQIFYSFIVLNNKEVYYNLPIIN